The DNA segment TTTTAACCCTAACTTCCGAATCAGTCGTTCAAGTGCAACCTTTAATTTTCCGGAACCAACAATCACACACAGGACATCTTTTCTTTCCTGGACGACCTTCTGAACAGCTTCAACAAGGTATAACTGTCCCTTAACAGGTTCTAAGTTTCCCACAGTAAGAAGAATTTTCTTGTCCTGCGGGAGAACCAGCATATTTCTACATTCTAAAGCATTTCTGGGATAAAATAGATCGCTCCTGAATCCATTTGGTATGACAGTAACCGGTGTTGAAACATCCAGTCTTTTCATGCATTCAAAATTGCTCCGGCTGACGGTAATGACATGATCAGCTGTATTGAGCACATACTCAATCTTCTCCCGCCACTCATCATCTTTAAAAGGCAGGGAGTAAATATCATAGCCATGAGCAGTAACTACGAAAGGAACATTATACTCTTCCTTAAGGCGTGCACCAACGTATCCAGCTGACCAAGTAAAATGGGAATGAATTAAATTAAATCTAGTCCCAGACTTCTGTATCTTATTTTTGACTTGACAATAGTGCTTCTCACCCAATTTTTTGTAACCCTGATCTGTAGGTAAATAAGGTATAGAAGTGGTATATACATTCACATTATTCAGTCTTTGAGAGTTGTCTATCTTAATTGAAGAAGAAAAATGATTAAGTTTCGGAATTGAGAAATATCTGCTGATCTCAGCAAAAAAATTTAATCTTACGAAGATCTCTACTGATGAAAAATGTGGTCCAATTACTTCTACAGAGTCTTTCTGAAAACTATTATAGGAATGGCAGATCACAGCAAGATTCATTGATCTTATCTCCTTTGAGGAAATATTTGATATTTATTAATAGTTCCTGTTCCCAATTCCAGAAGATAGAATTTCATCTTCAAACAGATTAATTCACTAGAGAGATAAATTATGGAAGAAGATTGAACTTTCATCATCTCAACTCCTCAACAGAGTGACAATCACTTCCCCTAACAAGATTCATTCTGCAACTTTTCGCTAAATTGATCCATTCACTTGGAGGAACGTTATGCTTTCTATTTATTTCAATCAAAACCTCATTTTCGTCAAGCCAATTAAATATCTGAGACAACTTCCCTTTAGTTATGTTCAATATGTTTTTTTTAAGAAACATGCTAGGATGTGCCCAAGCATTGACATAGGGATTTTTTATTACAGTATAAAGAGCATCAAGGTACTTATCTATATCATTTGGGAAAGAATGAAAAGCAAATATTGGGTAAT comes from the Methanomicrobium sp. W14 genome and includes:
- a CDS encoding glycosyltransferase family 4 protein, which translates into the protein MNLAVICHSYNSFQKDSVEVIGPHFSSVEIFVRLNFFAEISRYFSIPKLNHFSSSIKIDNSQRLNNVNVYTTSIPYLPTDQGYKKLGEKHYCQVKNKIQKSGTRFNLIHSHFTWSAGYVGARLKEEYNVPFVVTAHGYDIYSLPFKDDEWREKIEYVLNTADHVITVSRSNFECMKRLDVSTPVTVIPNGFRSDLFYPRNALECRNMLVLPQDKKILLTVGNLEPVKGQLYLVEAVQKVVQERKDVLCVIVGSGKLKVALERLIRKLGLKDYILLVGGKPHEEIPLWMNACDLFVLPSLNEGNPTVMFEALGCGKPFIGTKVGGIPEIITSEDYGLLVEPADPDDLTEKILEALEKEWDSEQILKYAESFTWENISKDIFNVYKQVLG
- a CDS encoding PHP domain-containing protein, with amino-acid sequence MKIWKKYSQYLMSGEWHIHTSYTDGKNSIDEYCKKAVELGIPLVAFTEHVRKDLSYDFNSYLEDIDSAREHYNLIVLSGCETKVLPDCSLDVGYDILEQVDYPIFAFHSFPNDIDKYLDALYTVIKNPYVNAWAHPSMFLKKNILNITKGKLSQIFNWLDENEVLIEINRKHNVPPSEWINLAKSCRMNLVRGSDCHSVEELR